Proteins co-encoded in one Sulfurimonas sp. HSL1-2 genomic window:
- the mnmG gene encoding tRNA uridine-5-carboxymethylaminomethyl(34) synthesis enzyme MnmG, with protein sequence MEYDIIVVGGGHAGIEASLAAARMGKKTLLVSMLAEQVGATSCNPAVGGLAKGHLVRELDALGGEMGLLTDEAGIQYRILNAAKGPAVRGSRAQIDMDKYRIAARNVILNTPNLDLLQETVEGLLYDEQTVTGVRTNLLNEYRAKRVVLTTGTFLKGVVHIGEVKQTAGRFGEFSAENLSDSLRALGLKVGRLKTGTCPRVDSKTIDFSVMEQQPGDELPNPFSFRTDRKKFAEEKRQLPCYIAYTNEDTHGIIEGNFHRAPLFTGQIEGIGPRYCPSIEDKINRFRDKDRHHLFIEPQTEENTECYINGMSTSLPPDVQQAMVHSVRGMENAKIVRYGYAIEYDYVDPTELKHSLETKKVHHLFLAGQINGTTGYEEAAAQGLMAGINAALSLDGREPLVLGRDEAYIGVLIDDLVTKGTKEPYRMFTSRAEYRLLLREETADIRLGKYGHDAGLIDDATFERFETKRKQIEEGVALVNATEYTPNKEFLAFLESIGEERVTDKITAQQLIARKSFTREKMLTLLPELGKYDPYIQEQIMVEAKYARYVEKQLDEIEKMKKNISIKIPEGFDFASVKGLSNEIVEKLKTFNPPTLQAASQISGVTPAAIEILHIYIKMAQKKAAG encoded by the coding sequence TTGGAATACGATATTATCGTCGTCGGCGGCGGGCATGCAGGCATAGAGGCTTCCCTGGCGGCGGCACGTATGGGCAAAAAGACCCTGCTGGTCTCCATGCTGGCCGAACAGGTGGGCGCGACGTCGTGCAACCCGGCCGTCGGCGGTTTGGCGAAGGGGCACCTGGTCAGAGAACTCGATGCTCTCGGCGGCGAGATGGGACTGCTGACCGACGAAGCGGGGATCCAGTACCGTATTCTCAACGCGGCGAAAGGGCCCGCCGTACGCGGCAGCCGTGCACAGATCGATATGGACAAATACCGTATCGCGGCACGCAACGTGATTTTGAACACGCCCAACCTCGACCTGCTGCAGGAGACCGTTGAAGGGCTGCTTTATGACGAGCAGACGGTCACAGGGGTGCGCACGAACCTGCTCAACGAATACCGTGCCAAACGTGTCGTCCTCACGACGGGGACCTTCCTCAAAGGGGTCGTGCATATCGGCGAGGTGAAACAGACGGCCGGCCGTTTCGGGGAGTTTTCGGCGGAGAATCTCTCCGATTCGCTCCGCGCCCTCGGGCTCAAGGTCGGCCGCCTCAAAACGGGTACCTGTCCCCGCGTCGACTCCAAGACGATCGATTTCTCGGTGATGGAGCAGCAGCCCGGCGACGAACTGCCGAACCCTTTCAGTTTCCGGACCGACCGCAAAAAGTTTGCCGAAGAGAAGCGGCAGCTCCCCTGCTATATCGCCTATACGAATGAAGATACGCACGGCATCATCGAGGGCAACTTCCACCGCGCCCCGCTCTTTACGGGCCAGATCGAGGGGATTGGCCCCCGCTACTGCCCCAGTATCGAGGACAAGATCAACCGTTTCCGGGACAAAGACCGTCACCACCTTTTCATCGAGCCGCAGACCGAGGAGAACACCGAGTGCTACATCAACGGGATGAGCACCTCGCTGCCGCCGGATGTACAGCAGGCGATGGTCCACTCGGTGCGGGGGATGGAGAACGCGAAGATCGTCCGCTACGGCTACGCGATCGAGTATGACTACGTCGACCCGACGGAGCTGAAGCACTCGCTGGAGACGAAAAAGGTGCACCATCTTTTCCTGGCCGGCCAGATCAACGGGACGACAGGGTACGAGGAGGCGGCAGCCCAGGGGCTGATGGCGGGGATCAACGCCGCGCTCTCGCTGGACGGCCGGGAGCCGCTGGTCCTGGGCCGCGACGAGGCCTATATCGGCGTCCTGATCGATGACCTGGTGACGAAGGGGACCAAAGAGCCCTACCGTATGTTCACTTCCCGTGCCGAGTACCGTCTGCTGCTGCGCGAAGAGACGGCCGACATCCGCCTGGGCAAATACGGCCACGATGCGGGACTTATCGACGATGCGACTTTCGAACGGTTCGAGACGAAACGCAAGCAGATCGAGGAGGGGGTGGCCCTCGTCAATGCGACGGAATATACCCCGAACAAGGAGTTCCTCGCCTTCCTGGAAAGCATCGGCGAGGAGCGTGTGACGGACAAAATTACCGCGCAGCAGCTTATCGCGCGCAAGAGCTTCACCCGCGAGAAGATGCTCACCCTCCTTCCGGAGCTTGGCAAGTACGATCCGTATATCCAGGAGCAGATCATGGTCGAGGCGAAGTACGCCCGCTACGTCGAGAAGCAGCTCGACGAGATCGAGAAGATGAAGAAGAACATCAGCATCAAGATCCCTGAAGGGTTCGACTTTGCCTCCGTCAAGGGGCTCTCCAACGAGATCGTCGAGAAGCTGAAAACCTTCAACCCGCCGACCCTGCAGGCAGCCTCGCAGATCAGCGGGGTGACGCCGGCGGCGATCGAGATCCTGCACATCTATATCAAGATGGCACAGAAAAAGGCGGCAGGATGA
- the petA gene encoding ubiquinol-cytochrome c reductase iron-sulfur subunit, with protein sequence MEQSRRGFMGKVFGAVAGVGAVGALYAMKKSWDPLPSVKAAGFTTVDLSAAEPNKLMVEKWRGKPIFILKKTPEMVAKESAEQSARDIIVNGEHFLICIGLCTHLGCIPAYREAKQDFKCACHGGEFDSSGIDTLAPPPSPMVIPPFNVKGNTVVLGEEGETYRQMKEAGVLA encoded by the coding sequence ATGGAGCAAAGCCGTAGGGGTTTTATGGGTAAAGTCTTCGGAGCGGTTGCCGGTGTCGGCGCCGTCGGAGCACTTTATGCTATGAAAAAATCGTGGGACCCGCTTCCGAGCGTTAAAGCGGCGGGTTTTACGACAGTCGATCTGAGCGCTGCTGAACCGAACAAGCTGATGGTCGAGAAGTGGCGCGGGAAGCCGATTTTCATTCTGAAAAAAACGCCGGAAATGGTCGCGAAAGAGAGTGCTGAACAGTCGGCGCGCGATATCATCGTGAACGGGGAACACTTCCTGATCTGTATCGGTCTGTGTACGCACCTTGGGTGTATCCCGGCGTACCGCGAGGCGAAGCAGGACTTCAAATGTGCCTGCCACGGGGGGGAATTCGACAGCAGCGGTATCGATACCCTTGCGCCGCCGCCGAGCCCGATGGTGATTCCGCCTTTCAATGTCAAAGGCAATACCGTGGTTCTGGGCGAAGAGGGCGAAACGTATCGCCAAATGAAAGAAGCCGGCGTGCTGGCGTAA
- the infC gene encoding translation initiation factor IF-3, giving the protein MSKKQDRVIMNDDIRAHEVRCVVDGGEALGVVPTEVAMDKANELGLDLVLISPTAKPPVAKIMDYGKFKYQEEKKKKEAKKKQVKIEVKEIKLSVKIAENDVGYKVKHAREFLEEGKHVKFRVFLRGREMAHPEAAKDVLLKVWPMVEDIGVMDKEPRLEGRYYNMLVLPKKDDKKK; this is encoded by the coding sequence TTGAGTAAAAAACAAGACCGCGTCATCATGAACGATGACATCCGAGCTCACGAGGTACGCTGTGTTGTAGACGGCGGAGAGGCACTGGGCGTCGTCCCGACAGAAGTCGCGATGGACAAGGCGAATGAGCTCGGACTCGATCTTGTTCTGATCTCACCGACGGCGAAACCGCCGGTCGCGAAGATCATGGATTACGGTAAATTCAAGTACCAAGAAGAGAAGAAGAAAAAAGAGGCCAAAAAGAAGCAGGTCAAGATCGAGGTCAAGGAGATCAAGCTCTCCGTCAAGATCGCCGAGAACGACGTCGGCTACAAGGTCAAGCACGCCCGCGAGTTCCTCGAAGAGGGCAAGCACGTCAAATTCCGCGTCTTCCTGCGCGGCCGTGAAATGGCCCACCCCGAAGCGGCAAAGGATGTCCTGCTCAAAGTGTGGCCGATGGTCGAAGATATCGGCGTCATGGATAAAGAGCCCCGCCTGGAAGGGCGCTATTACAACATGCTCGTCCTGCCGAAAAAAGACGACAAGAAGAAGTAA
- the rplT gene encoding 50S ribosomal protein L20, with amino-acid sequence MPRVKTGVVRRRRHKKVLKLARGFYSGRRKHFRKAKEQLERSLVYAYRDRKQKKRDFRKLWIVRINAACRLNDMNYSTFMNGLKKAGIELDRKILADMAMNDAAAFSAVAAQAKAAL; translated from the coding sequence ATGCCAAGAGTAAAAACAGGTGTCGTCAGACGCCGCCGTCACAAAAAAGTACTGAAACTTGCACGCGGTTTTTATAGCGGTCGCCGCAAACACTTCCGCAAAGCGAAAGAGCAGCTCGAGCGCAGCCTCGTTTATGCTTACCGTGACCGCAAGCAGAAAAAACGCGATTTCCGCAAACTGTGGATCGTTCGTATCAACGCGGCATGCCGCCTCAACGATATGAACTACTCTACGTTCATGAACGGTCTGAAAAAAGCAGGCATCGAGCTTGACCGTAAAATTCTTGCCGATATGGCGATGAACGACGCCGCGGCTTTCTCCGCCGTCGCTGCACAGGCCAAAGCGGCCCTGTAA
- a CDS encoding cytochrome bc complex cytochrome b subunit, giving the protein MAHFTKATSVHDWLNQRLAIDTLQRVLSKEYWIPKNINFLWAMGMVLAFTFGILLVSGIFLLMYYQPHVDTAFDSVNFTIMREVEFGWLWRHVHAVAASVVFLIIYIHMLTGIYYGSYKKGREMIWISGMLLFVAFSAEAFSGYMLPWGQMSYWAGMVITNLFSLGSLEFNGLVEWIRGDYVPGQAFLDRFFMLHVLLIPLAILGLIGLHFGALRIPHVNNQDGEEFDFDEEAAKYKAGKKKESKVIAFANDFLSKDMFVVSIYLIFFFYLVFWHFGFAMDPINFDPADGLKTPPHIYPEWYFLWSYEILRPFPKDPGLVAFGIAQVIFFLLPWLDRSPNAVPASRRGLFFFWFWAMVIDLIVLTAMGKLPPQGIYSTIGLYAAGFFFLLWIILPFITKSEKRV; this is encoded by the coding sequence ATGGCACACTTTACTAAAGCAACCAGCGTACATGACTGGTTGAACCAGCGCCTGGCGATCGATACGCTGCAGCGCGTACTCTCAAAAGAGTATTGGATTCCGAAAAATATCAATTTTCTTTGGGCAATGGGGATGGTCCTGGCGTTTACGTTCGGCATCCTGCTCGTATCAGGGATTTTCCTGCTGATGTACTATCAGCCACACGTCGACACGGCTTTCGACAGTGTCAACTTCACGATCATGCGCGAAGTGGAATTCGGCTGGCTCTGGCGTCACGTCCATGCAGTCGCGGCTTCCGTCGTCTTTCTGATCATCTATATCCACATGCTGACGGGGATCTACTACGGCTCGTACAAGAAGGGCCGCGAGATGATCTGGATCTCCGGTATGCTCCTGTTCGTCGCGTTCTCCGCCGAAGCGTTCAGCGGTTACATGCTGCCGTGGGGCCAGATGAGCTACTGGGCGGGGATGGTTATCACCAACCTGTTTAGCCTCGGTTCACTCGAGTTCAACGGACTCGTAGAGTGGATCCGCGGTGACTACGTCCCGGGCCAGGCGTTCCTGGACCGCTTCTTCATGCTGCACGTCCTGCTGATCCCGCTGGCGATCCTGGGCCTCATCGGGCTGCACTTCGGTGCGCTGCGTATCCCGCACGTTAACAACCAGGACGGCGAGGAGTTCGATTTCGACGAGGAAGCAGCCAAGTATAAAGCCGGTAAAAAGAAAGAGTCCAAGGTCATTGCCTTCGCGAACGACTTCCTTTCCAAGGATATGTTCGTCGTGAGCATCTACCTGATCTTCTTCTTCTACCTGGTCTTCTGGCACTTCGGTTTCGCGATGGACCCGATCAACTTCGACCCGGCAGACGGCCTGAAGACACCGCCGCACATCTATCCGGAGTGGTACTTCCTCTGGAGTTATGAGATCCTGCGCCCGTTCCCGAAAGATCCGGGACTCGTCGCCTTCGGGATCGCTCAGGTGATCTTCTTCCTGCTGCCGTGGCTTGACCGCAGCCCGAACGCCGTGCCGGCAAGCCGCCGCGGCCTCTTCTTCTTCTGGTTCTGGGCGATGGTCATCGACCTGATCGTCCTGACCGCGATGGGCAAGCTGCCGCCGCAGGGTATTTACAGCACGATCGGTCTGTATGCTGCAGGATTCTTTTTCCTGCTCTGGATCATCCTGCCGTTCATTACTAAATCGGAAAAACGGGTATAA
- a CDS encoding c-type cytochrome: MKEFKILAVVIFFTLVTYWLVEPFAHSQMHAHVESEGFSYDDLPPLEKTGDATRGQDLVMGAGGCIGCHSIESAGFPAAMDAVTNSASYGVNPPDLSNAGGIYEPKFLAALIKNPTQALMVEHKFTPESGKMHPMIAFYGAGGDIDQEVADMVAYLQSIAPKPDQITPAQAFETACGRCHSVKYENWTQIGEKPVFKKKRDELVFLTQLEDYNANLMGYMGKLPPDLSMYIRSRGEHYLSTFIENPQNLLHGTAMPRVGVSKDGAEKVLEYLVEAGDPKHAERDSVGVKVMIFLLVFAAASYLWKKEIWKDLH; encoded by the coding sequence ATGAAAGAATTTAAAATTTTAGCCGTTGTCATCTTCTTTACCCTGGTGACCTATTGGTTGGTGGAGCCTTTCGCCCACTCGCAGATGCATGCGCATGTTGAGAGCGAAGGCTTCTCCTATGATGACCTTCCGCCGCTCGAAAAAACGGGCGACGCGACCCGCGGCCAGGACCTGGTCATGGGTGCCGGCGGCTGTATCGGCTGTCACAGCATCGAATCCGCCGGTTTCCCGGCGGCGATGGATGCGGTCACGAACAGTGCCTCTTACGGCGTCAACCCGCCGGACCTGAGCAATGCGGGCGGCATCTATGAGCCGAAGTTCCTTGCCGCCCTGATCAAGAACCCGACGCAGGCGCTGATGGTCGAGCACAAGTTCACGCCTGAAAGCGGGAAAATGCACCCGATGATCGCCTTCTACGGTGCCGGCGGAGATATCGACCAGGAGGTCGCCGACATGGTCGCCTACCTGCAGTCCATCGCTCCGAAACCGGACCAGATCACGCCGGCTCAGGCGTTTGAGACGGCCTGTGGCCGCTGCCACTCCGTCAAGTACGAGAACTGGACGCAGATCGGCGAGAAACCGGTCTTCAAGAAGAAGCGCGACGAGCTGGTCTTCCTGACCCAGCTCGAGGATTACAACGCGAACCTGATGGGTTACATGGGTAAACTCCCGCCGGATCTCTCCATGTATATCCGTTCCCGCGGTGAACACTACCTCTCGACTTTTATCGAGAACCCGCAGAACCTGCTGCACGGTACGGCGATGCCGCGTGTCGGTGTCAGCAAGGACGGGGCTGAGAAGGTACTTGAGTACCTCGTCGAGGCCGGTGACCCGAAGCATGCCGAACGCGACAGTGTCGGTGTCAAGGTCATGATCTTCCTGCTTGTCTTCGCGGCAGCATCCTATCTCTGGAAAAAAGAGATCTGGAAAGATCTGCACTAA
- a CDS encoding YfiR family protein: MKRWLLLVLLLPLSLAAYQYEPVLLETQAKLAPRLLMMSEGVEKGPADLLSICVIYEAGEGEVADAFAGMVRSAYPDGWKGMRIRIVKSRYEALETRCDRCELLFFLNADEEKVRRAVSYATAHKKLTMAYENRFLEYGVLMSLHVGRSVRPYLNLQQAKEAGIHFSSGLKRISKFLELPKETP, from the coding sequence TTGAAACGGTGGCTGCTCCTGGTCCTCCTGCTGCCGCTGTCACTGGCGGCGTACCAGTATGAACCCGTGCTGCTCGAGACCCAGGCCAAACTTGCCCCCCGGCTGCTGATGATGAGCGAGGGGGTGGAAAAGGGTCCGGCGGACCTTCTCTCGATCTGTGTCATTTACGAAGCGGGAGAGGGGGAGGTGGCGGACGCTTTTGCGGGGATGGTACGCTCGGCGTATCCGGACGGCTGGAAAGGTATGAGGATACGGATCGTCAAAAGCCGCTATGAGGCACTGGAAACACGCTGCGACCGTTGCGAACTTCTTTTTTTTCTCAATGCGGACGAAGAGAAAGTCCGGCGCGCCGTCTCCTATGCGACCGCGCACAAGAAACTGACAATGGCCTATGAGAACCGCTTCCTCGAATACGGGGTGCTGATGTCGCTGCATGTGGGCCGGAGCGTCCGCCCCTACCTCAACCTGCAGCAGGCCAAAGAGGCGGGGATTCATTTCAGCAGCGGCCTCAAGCGTATCTCCAAGTTCCTGGAACTGCCGAAGGAGACGCCGTGA
- a CDS encoding TonB-dependent receptor: MKLGALWSCAVPLVLLASGTGGDELAALLEEANRDVSEAGLNLDYTTSVVSVLEHDQLFRLGVNTLFEALSIVPGVETSISQFGVKKVIVRGFDNPDTFTFDKTRLELDGVPIETAFLSNTATFLELPVAVIERIEVLRGPASAYYGNGAFNGVISVTTRHMEGDGSAMFFGGGSYAYRMGGGRLFEVLGPETTLQADVYLQRSEKFLSAGDDFVPKNIYDPGSGNTIPFLRAPESNERLNDYSIGTTITHKGWSLKSRMKSRESGNYYGWNERLELDTDPRNIERYFFVEGGYEATLSGATTLHTTLMYSYYDLDIEAQDYYRDPDTNVMVPYRFSVAESEDKFRVESRMSSTEVEGHHTNAGVLWQRIRERNSEISETLSPYGDRPVVEEGLLRDNLALYLQDNWDLGRSFGLLLAARGDYYTKEKQFYPSAQLGALYTPNDRWQLKANYGHAFRIPSWVEQYSVEYGPGDGTRSGNPDLKAETTDTFEVIAIYKKDSAQRFQVNTYHALQHDVLDIDDKPAEGGYRNWPSRTSTGVEVAYDAMLLAQDHLHLSLSYTNTTYQTAGSGIEQLMPTAAIWMSKGYFVHYLSPLFSLSVLAKYIGEHPYNREFEARAGTVNMDPYLIMDTTMAYVSPLHWSLLFSIKNLLDADVRYPSYYSRHPDGLPREDRNFLVEAEYRF; this comes from the coding sequence GTGAAATTAGGAGCCCTATGGAGCTGCGCCGTTCCGCTCGTGCTCCTTGCTTCCGGAACGGGTGGGGACGAACTGGCGGCACTGCTGGAAGAGGCAAACCGGGATGTGTCCGAGGCGGGGCTGAACCTTGACTACACGACGTCGGTCGTCTCGGTACTCGAACACGATCAGCTGTTCCGGCTGGGGGTGAACACCCTCTTTGAAGCCCTCTCGATCGTCCCTGGGGTAGAGACGAGTATCAGCCAGTTCGGGGTGAAGAAAGTCATTGTACGCGGTTTTGACAACCCTGACACCTTTACCTTTGACAAAACACGCCTCGAACTCGACGGCGTCCCCATCGAAACCGCTTTTCTGTCGAATACAGCCACCTTCCTGGAACTGCCAGTTGCCGTGATCGAACGCATCGAAGTGCTGCGCGGGCCGGCGTCGGCCTATTACGGGAACGGTGCATTCAACGGGGTCATCAGCGTGACAACACGGCATATGGAAGGAGACGGCAGCGCAATGTTCTTCGGCGGGGGGAGCTACGCCTACCGAATGGGGGGCGGGCGCCTTTTCGAAGTGCTGGGGCCGGAGACGACGCTGCAGGCCGACGTCTATCTGCAGCGTTCCGAAAAATTTCTGTCTGCCGGGGACGATTTCGTGCCGAAGAACATCTATGATCCGGGGAGCGGTAACACCATTCCGTTTCTGCGGGCCCCCGAAAGTAACGAGCGTCTTAACGATTACAGTATCGGGACGACGATCACCCACAAGGGGTGGAGTCTGAAAAGCCGTATGAAAAGCCGCGAGAGCGGGAACTACTACGGATGGAACGAGCGCCTGGAGCTTGACACGGATCCCCGCAACATCGAGCGTTATTTTTTCGTCGAGGGCGGTTACGAAGCAACGCTCAGCGGGGCGACGACGCTGCACACCACCCTGATGTACAGCTATTATGATCTGGATATAGAGGCACAGGACTATTACAGGGACCCGGATACGAATGTCATGGTACCGTACCGTTTCAGTGTTGCCGAAAGCGAGGACAAGTTCAGGGTCGAGAGCCGTATGAGCAGTACGGAGGTGGAAGGTCATCATACGAATGCAGGGGTGCTCTGGCAGCGCATACGCGAACGCAACAGTGAGATCAGCGAGACGCTGTCGCCTTACGGCGACCGTCCGGTCGTCGAAGAAGGGTTGTTGCGGGACAACCTCGCGCTCTATCTTCAGGACAACTGGGACCTGGGTCGCAGTTTCGGGCTGCTGCTCGCTGCGCGGGGGGATTACTATACCAAGGAGAAGCAGTTCTACCCGAGTGCCCAGCTCGGGGCCCTGTATACCCCGAATGACCGGTGGCAGCTGAAGGCCAATTACGGCCATGCGTTCCGAATCCCGTCATGGGTGGAGCAGTATTCGGTCGAATACGGTCCCGGTGACGGCACCCGTAGCGGCAACCCTGACCTCAAGGCCGAGACGACGGATACGTTTGAAGTGATCGCCATTTACAAAAAGGATTCCGCGCAGCGTTTCCAGGTCAATACCTATCACGCCCTGCAGCATGATGTCCTTGACATCGATGATAAACCGGCGGAAGGCGGTTACAGGAACTGGCCGTCACGGACATCGACGGGTGTTGAAGTGGCCTATGACGCGATGCTGCTGGCCCAGGACCATCTGCATCTGAGTCTCTCTTATACAAACACGACGTACCAAACGGCCGGCAGCGGGATCGAGCAGTTGATGCCGACGGCGGCCATCTGGATGAGCAAGGGCTACTTTGTTCATTACCTGAGCCCGCTTTTTTCACTCTCCGTCCTGGCAAAGTATATCGGGGAACACCCTTACAACCGGGAGTTTGAGGCGCGGGCCGGGACGGTGAACATGGATCCGTACCTGATCATGGATACGACGATGGCCTATGTCAGCCCGCTGCACTGGAGCCTGCTTTTTTCCATCAAAAACCTCTTGGATGCCGACGTGCGCTACCCCAGCTACTACTCCCGCCATCCTGACGGCCTTCCGAGAGAAGACCGGAATTTTCTTGTGGAAGCCGAGTACCGGTTTTGA
- the rpmI gene encoding 50S ribosomal protein L35 codes for MPKMKSVKGAVKRFKVKKSGKVKRGTAFRSHILTKQDAGTRRKQNAPKYLTNTDAKAVKAMIA; via the coding sequence ATGCCAAAGATGAAATCGGTCAAGGGCGCTGTCAAGCGTTTCAAGGTCAAGAAAAGCGGCAAAGTCAAACGCGGTACAGCGTTTCGCAGCCACATCCTGACAAAACAGGATGCCGGTACACGCCGTAAGCAGAACGCGCCGAAGTATCTGACGAATACAGATGCCAAAGCCGTCAAAGCGATGATCGCGTAA
- the upp gene encoding uracil phosphoribosyltransferase has product MVHELSTPLATHLVNRLRDEATDAERFRRLIAQLTLLLADAAIGTDDLNPVRLQTWRGEAEYPLVAESELLFVTILRAGLPMLEAAMELFPQASAGFLAMKRDETTHEAKLYYDRVPDCRGKHVVLVDPMVATGGSLADAVTLLRQKAPARITSLHIIASPEGLERVSAAHPDLALFVARIDPGLDADKFIQPGLGDAGDRAFNTL; this is encoded by the coding sequence ATGGTCCACGAACTCTCTACGCCCCTGGCGACCCATCTTGTAAACAGGCTGCGTGACGAAGCCACCGACGCCGAACGTTTTCGACGCCTGATAGCCCAACTGACCCTGCTTCTGGCGGACGCTGCGATCGGGACGGACGATCTGAACCCGGTAAGGCTTCAGACCTGGCGGGGGGAGGCCGAGTACCCGCTGGTCGCGGAGTCGGAGCTCCTCTTTGTGACGATCCTGCGGGCCGGGCTGCCGATGCTCGAAGCGGCCATGGAACTTTTCCCGCAGGCGTCGGCCGGGTTCCTGGCAATGAAACGGGACGAAACGACACACGAAGCGAAGCTCTACTATGACCGTGTCCCCGACTGCCGCGGCAAACATGTGGTGCTTGTCGACCCGATGGTCGCCACGGGCGGTTCCCTTGCCGATGCCGTGACGCTGCTCCGTCAGAAAGCGCCGGCGCGGATCACGTCGCTGCATATCATCGCTTCGCCCGAGGGACTGGAGAGGGTGAGTGCCGCGCATCCGGATCTTGCCCTCTTTGTCGCCCGGATCGATCCGGGGCTGGATGCGGATAAGTTCATTCAACCGGGCCTCGGCGATGCGGGGGACCGGGCGTTTAATACGCTTTAA
- a CDS encoding diguanylate cyclase: protein MKPSVRTRILGTVIVFALALFLLVQYQYEVKLKVILNTTEQSKYETVADTVLPILAVNTAFELEHENRQYIAELVRQNPDLVRVILTAEGMAMIDIGEHIPKHTTLIRLHKIVPDPQGGSALGEVTFIFTSRVLQMTEQEHRTFIISFVLVAGLLLLLLIVILHYAIRPIYVLLTWIRNFDPKTDDMSTMPEACCDEVRMIEESMQQMFERIRHYTSELDELNRNLDEKVRERTDALTWTNAQLQEEIRIRETAEQALKGANERLTALSRLDVLTGIANRRSFQEHLNESWAVCVREQIPLSLVICDIDHFKRVNDTYGHPAGDVVIRSIAEILGSEIKRASDLVARYGGEEFAVILFDTGYADAQALVKRLQEKVWAMSPLPPPAEAVSGITLSFGFCSLVPGPHDSIAKCIAAADQALYRAKKAGRNRIVYGESSEA from the coding sequence GTGAAGCCCTCCGTCCGCACCCGTATCCTCGGTACGGTCATCGTCTTTGCTCTCGCCCTTTTCCTGCTGGTGCAGTACCAGTACGAGGTCAAACTCAAAGTGATCCTCAATACGACCGAGCAGAGCAAGTATGAGACGGTGGCCGATACGGTACTCCCCATCCTGGCGGTCAACACGGCATTTGAACTCGAACATGAGAACCGCCAGTACATTGCGGAACTGGTGCGCCAAAATCCGGACCTCGTACGTGTCATTCTCACTGCCGAGGGCATGGCGATGATTGACATCGGGGAACATATCCCAAAGCATACGACGCTTATCCGCCTGCATAAAATCGTGCCGGACCCGCAAGGCGGGAGTGCGCTGGGCGAAGTGACCTTCATCTTTACCAGCCGTGTGCTGCAGATGACGGAGCAGGAACACCGGACCTTCATCATCAGTTTCGTACTCGTTGCGGGGCTGCTGTTGCTGTTGCTGATTGTCATTCTGCATTACGCCATACGGCCGATCTATGTTCTGCTGACTTGGATCCGTAACTTTGATCCGAAAACCGATGATATGAGCACGATGCCCGAGGCGTGCTGTGATGAGGTGCGGATGATCGAGGAGTCTATGCAGCAGATGTTTGAACGTATCCGCCACTACACCTCGGAACTCGATGAACTCAACCGCAACCTGGATGAGAAGGTCCGCGAACGGACGGATGCCCTGACATGGACCAATGCGCAGCTCCAGGAGGAGATCCGTATCCGCGAAACGGCGGAGCAGGCGCTGAAGGGGGCCAATGAACGGCTGACGGCGTTGAGCCGACTGGACGTCCTGACGGGGATCGCCAACCGTCGTTCGTTCCAGGAACATCTGAACGAATCCTGGGCGGTATGCGTCCGCGAGCAGATTCCCCTCTCGCTCGTCATCTGCGATATCGACCACTTCAAGCGCGTGAACGACACCTACGGGCACCCTGCCGGTGACGTGGTGATCCGGAGCATTGCGGAGATCCTGGGCAGTGAGATCAAGCGTGCATCCGACCTCGTGGCCCGCTACGGCGGCGAGGAGTTTGCCGTGATCCTTTTCGATACGGGGTATGCCGATGCACAGGCGCTGGTGAAACGGCTGCAGGAGAAGGTGTGGGCGATGTCGCCGCTGCCACCGCCGGCGGAAGCGGTCAGCGGTATTACGCTCAGTTTCGGGTTCTGTTCACTGGTGCCCGGGCCGCATGACAGCATCGCCAAATGCATCGCCGCCGCAGACCAGGCGCTTTACAGGGCGAAAAAAGCGGGGCGGAACCGCATCGTCTACGGAGAGTCCTCCGAGGCATAG